The sequence AAAACTTGTACACGTGTCAGTGTACTTAAGGTAGATTCGGAAACTAATGGTTTTAGCTCATTAGTCTTGAAAATGGTTCATAGACCGGAACCtcaaaatcctggatccgcctctgttCATAGTTAACTAATTCGATAAGCCATTGCCAGACAAGAAAACAAGTTATGCAAATTATCGCTTGGTATCGAATTTCAGTTATTATAGATATGACCCTGTCTAACTTTACGTTGCTTCAACTATACCTGGTTTACTGGTGTAGCTTCTTTTTACTGGTGCAAGTTCCATCACGTAAATATTTCACCAAATTTGGCAGCACTAAAATTATATGGACCACAAATGCTCTGGATTATAATCATCATTTAGCATCTCAATCTATTGCCTCATAATCAAATGCAGGATCCAGTCAGAAGTTTCACGGGGCGAGAGAAGTACAAGAGACCACTGTGGATAACTGACGCACTACAGAATCCTAAACCGGTAACATTTTAATAGCTTTTAGGTGCCTCTTTGATTTGTTTAGGGAGTGTTAGGGATATCTATTACACTTAACAACCTGGACTTACAACCTTTTTTATGCAAAAAGGACATATACAAAATACTGGGGCTAATATCTGAAACAGTAGTAGTGTTAGGAATTCTAATAAGGGGAGTTAAAACCCCCCAAAAAGGAGCAATTGGGGTTCAAACTTGGGACTTAAAGCAGTTTTCGAAATAACGTTGCCGCTTCACTAGAAGATTCCTCAGGTTGAGGTGCTAAAAATAATTGAGATAATTACAGTCCAATGCCTTTCAGTGATCTAACTTACAAAATAGCCagcatacataaatatacataatcagtgtatatattttgactaGCGCACGTAAATGATTTTGGccgggccaaaaatgaaaaaagcccTAAAAATATGCGTATATAATATATgcaaaataactatttttacactgtttttaaagtatatttttccaacaaaaatgattcaattgaacccccttCGGACAATGTAGCTAAGCACAAGGCCTGAACTTAGGTCTTTGCACATCTAGATCATTGGGATCTTTACCTGGTCTATAGCATTCAGCACCATATTCTAAACAAATCTACATTTCCCATTTTTTATTGCTCTGCAGAGTGTGCAAGAAATGGTGATGTTATCAACAAGTGTGTTGAATATTAAGTGGACAATAAAAGGAAAACCGAAGTCTTTGCTTGCTAGCATAGGAGGGGGTCTGATCATCAAAGTGAACTCAAGATTCACTTTGAATCAAATTAGTGGGCAAGTAGTTGAGCATGAAGAGCAGTGGGATATATCAGGATCATCCATCATTGCTCAAGCTTATTTCTGGGCATCGCGACGACTCTTTGCCACTGTTGAAGCTGGAAAAGATGTTGCTGATTTTGTCAAGGACTTGAATTCTAAATCTGCTGAAGAGAATAAGGACATGGATGTCTATCCTGACCCTTATGGTGATCCAGCAAAGGTAATCCTTCTTAAAAACTTAAAAGTCTCAAatcttgaaattattttattttatggtaCTTTCTTGTCCAAATTCATACTCATTAGGAAGGGCAAAGTAAATATTTTGCAGTTTTGAGACTTCACCGGCTCCAACCTACCCCGTTTGACATTCCTAGTCTTAATTTGATGATATAGGTGGTAGTTTATTACTCCTTTGCTCCGTTCATACTTTCCTTTTAAGTCTGCCGGAATAAAGAATGACATATTTCTTTATTTAGAAACAACTTagttttaaatttcttattaCCCCTTAATGAGATTATTTATAGTCATACAAATGTCCTTAGTTTGagttagaccacaagtttcaaaagtctttctttcttttcctagaACTCAGCGTGTGCACTCAAATAccaccacataaattgagacggaggaagtaaATAAATTAAACATAACGAACCTACGGAGTTGTAGATTTGGAGATTAGCTTTATATATCAAGAAACTTTTGCAATGTTTTATGGCATTTTATAATTATCTTGTCTAATCTGACGAAAAGTTGTGTGCTTGTATGATCCAGTTCTTTCAAAGGGATGACAGCTTTCAGAGGGATTTTTACCAAATTGCATTGCTCCTGGCAGTCatatattttgttgtacagttcTTGAGGACAACTTTATGAGACCATTCCCCGAATTGCTATAAGCTTTGTATAATTGTAATTATTAATTGATGTTTGTATCTAAATACATACTTGAGgaatatatcatatcaaatttTATTGTGTCTTTATTTCATCCTTTTCGTTCCTCCCCTTAATACAGCTTAAACAAAAGAATTatatattccatgccaatattATACGATTataaattaaaggaaaagaaatgtgaGCCATTTGGGTGCGTTTCTATTTCTACAGCTTGTTGGGGGAAAGTTGGGGCAATAAACCCCCTCGCTTCGTTCATTTTTGAGCTTCCAATCAAACTTGGTTGAATTTCAAATCAAAGTCGTTCATTAATCCTACTAGTCAAATACAAGAAAAAGAGGAATCGATCTTGATCTTACCTTTTCAACCTCTTGTTTTTTGTCCAAATGTTCATcttaaaagaagagaaaataagCATCTGCATTGGGAGGACCACAAAGGAACTCTTTATTTGCACATCCAACCATCAAATCAGAGACCAAAGGTCCAAAGCAAAGCTCGATAAAACAGAAAATACCATCGTACATCGTGCTTCTCGGAAAATCTTTACTATTCCTTTTAGTCCGAATATAAAAAGATAccacaaattttattttatttgattgaaattCCAACATTCTCAATTTTACTCTCAATATCACTACCTTATAAGAGTGCATGCTATGTTTAAAACTACAAAATTCCAAAGATAACTATTGAAATGTTATATGAACATCTAAGACCAGTTAAGCCCTTTTACATTCCTAACCTTtgtgcacgatctaagacataaaatgaaacacataaaatgaaacagaGGACTATATAACACTATAATACACAATTTCATTCTGCTATCAAATGCATCCCGAGGCTCAAAGCCTGAAACAACAGTTCTTATCTAGCACTCATAAATTAGAAAATACTCTAACATGACATTCTCACAGAAAAACAGGAGTTAATTTACCTTTAAAATAGAAATAAactaatgaataacatcaaaagaaagaaaaaggaactaCCCCATCAAGTAATGCTTGCATCTCTTCAATATCAGCATCTTCCATAAACGTGCCAAGAGAAAAAGCAGggaaataaaaggaaacagaataagaaaagaaatactTAGACCAGCATCTATGAGGACGGTCCCTATGTGTTAGAACAGAAGAGAAACTGCAGCAATTCAGTTTCATCAAACAAGTGCTGTTTGTATTCGTGTAAATGTCATGAATCATGTTGAAGGTATAAGAAGAGGAGTTATAATTCCAAAGAATCATTATATCGCGGAATGTCATGGCACAACAATGACTCCCTGTACAGTTTTGCTGGTATCTCACTTCAACAAGTTGCATAGGATGGAGATTACTAGTATGAAGAATGTAAAAACCATTCTTGAATTCAAGGTAGAAGCTGATGAAATATTGTGAGAACCCACACTATACACTTTTCCAGAAGTTCCATCTCTGACTTTGATGCTTGAAGAGCctgaaataaaattaaagaacagTTTAACAAAAGTCTCATCCTCAAAATTAAAGAACAGTTTAAAAACTCTTCCAGTAAAAGTAATGACATCGTACTGAAAAACAGAAGATTTTATCATATCGCTAAAGATAGCACACGTGAGGAAGCGTCTTGAGATATAtcacaataaaataattacagGTGTGCTCTCTCTAACAACGCAAGTTTTTAGATGAGATAGTCACGCAACTTTAACAAGGTATCATAGTAGGCAGAAGTTTTGGTTTCGAGTCTCACCGcccattatcaaaaaaataaaatcacgtTTTTGGCCCCTGGTAAAAAATCAGGCCCACATGTGATGGAGCATACAGGgatataatataattaaataattaaaaatgtgtTCTCTTTAACAACTTAAGTTTTCTGATGAGCTGGTCACGCATTTTCAACACATACAACATGCATTCTCCAAATCTTTTTCCTCATAGTTAACCCTCCACaattatatttcaaaaaaaaaaaaaaaaaaacaaagagaaaccCAATCAtatagctaacatatataactACTATAATAACCCAATCCTTGAATTAAATGCTAAGGCTATACTCACAGTTATACTCAGTCCAGCCAACACTCTGGTTTTCAAGATCATAAACAACAACCTTGTTGGATAACACAAGATCTGcatcaaaatatcaataaattaatCAATCACGAAGTAGTAGAGTCAACTATATGAAGCTTCTGATCCATTTTTTCTCTACACAGGTCATTTCATTCCAATCCAAAAAATCTTTGCCTTTTAAGCCATATTAGAAACTAGATGCAAGTGAGGAGTGATGAAGCAAAATGTCCAGTCGACTCTATAGTGACTAGTATTCTGTTAatcaatactccctccgtttcataataagtggttCTTTTAGCTCATGCACATTCCTTAAGAAATTGCTCATTCCTAGAAAATTAGAAGTGTTTCTACTAACTTATCCCTGCTTACATAATTAAATgctgaaaaagaaaaggtagttaatgaattttgattatttaaataagggc comes from Lycium ferocissimum isolate CSIRO_LF1 unplaced genomic scaffold, AGI_CSIRO_Lferr_CH_V1 ctg300, whole genome shotgun sequence and encodes:
- the LOC132043909 gene encoding uncharacterized protein LOC132043909 codes for the protein MSLSSILLPSLPTNYKLYSFNNINNINGFSSSSKSISIHQPRRFSFQVVNDSNRTELSTEDATAMEKSDGDKLVDEMDFGELCDEFECISSPSVEATARQLVRDILELREGNRALGTFAVSVKYKDPVRSFTGREKYKRPLWITDALQNPKPSVQEMVMLSTSVLNIKWTIKGKPKSLLASIGGGLIIKVNSRFTLNQISGQVVEHEEQWDISGSSIIAQAYFWASRRLFATVEAGKDVADFVKDLNSKSAEENKDMDVYPDPYGDPAKFFQRDDSFQRDFYQIALLLAVIYFVVQFLRTTL